In Parus major isolate Abel chromosome 1, Parus_major1.1, whole genome shotgun sequence, the following proteins share a genomic window:
- the LOC107204991 gene encoding putative protein FAM172B has translation MMMTDFTGDHMWLQIQRELSLRKLTEGSQYQEELKYDFNIKGELRHLDTNESFVFNYYKNGHEQNHKRYEVLGHFITQYVYELLERVCMLQKVYIPTDATQDEPRSFFFMSKNALTSSSSLIILLQDRGVFCAGQWGRRAIVSEGLRHGTQIPFIKMALQSQWEVIVLNPNDNFTDLNTENERFSAKEEALNFTQSVWWIPKRGSSSPEEHTMYVWDHFIAKSAARNVAFIAHGYGGLVFVDLLVQRKHEVINKVYSVAFIDSTHNMQHQSRHDPEIQEWIYRNCQEWVSNSKPLNKTVGFLLRVNCPTLSAGTEKYGLAPSCCLQPIFKYLKNKLKAKITTALRNSPVATRSSTHKKRGNK, from the exons ATGATGATGACAGATTTTACAGGAGACCATATG TGGTTACAAATACAGCGTGAACTCAGTTTGAGGAAACTAACAGAGGGTTCACAGTATCAAGAGGAACTAAAATATGACTTCAATATAAAAGGGGAGCTGAGGCACCTGGATACAAATGAGTCCTTCGTCTTCAATTACTACAAGAATGGACATGAGCAGAATCATAAACGCTACGAAGTTCTGGGACATTTTATTACCCAGTATGTTTATGAGCTCCTGGAAAGAGTCTGCATGCTGCAGAAGGTTTATATTCCTACTGATGCTACACAGGATGAACcaagaagtttctttttcatgagCAAAAATGCACTAACAAGTTCCTCTAGCCTAATTATCCTTCTTCAGGACCGTGGAGTTTTTTGTGCTGGACAGTGGGGGCGAAGGGCAATTGTCAGTGAGGGCCTGAGGCATGGAACACAAATACCATTCATCAAAATGGCCCTGCAAAGCCAATGGGAAGTGATTGTACTGAACCCCAATGACAACTTCACTGATCTGAACACTGAAAACGAGAGATTTTCTGCCAAGGAAGAAGCACTTAATTTTACACAGTCTGTCTGGTGGATCCCCaagaggggcagcagcagccctgaggagcatACCATGTATGTATGGGATCATTTCATTGCAAAGAGTGCAGCCAGGAATGTGGCCTTCATTGCCCATGGCTATGGGGGGTTGGTGTTTGTTGATCTGCTGGTGCAGAGGAAACATGAGGTGATAAATAAAGTGTACTCAGTGGCATTCATCGACTCCACACACAACATGCAGCACCAGAGCAGACATGATCCAGAAATACAGGAATGGATATACAGAAACTGCCAGGAATGGGTGTCGAACAGTAAACCCCTAAATAAAACTGTGGGCTTTCTCCTGAGAGTAAATTGTCCTACTTTGtctgctggaacagaaaagtaTGGTTTAGCACCCTCCTGCTGCTTACAACCCATCTTTAAGTACCTGAAGAACAAGCTGAAAGCCAAGATCACAACAGCCTTGAGGAATTCACCTGTTGCAACCAGAAGCAGCACACATAAGAAGAGAGGCAATAAATAA